A part of Paenarthrobacter sp. A20 genomic DNA contains:
- a CDS encoding matrixin family metalloprotease, with product MMKNRPTAANKDSQYDLGQMHQIPQNLNQKSRLALDELFHLGKLEFTRRFVRAGNSLLAILVVMIMIMLPATSAHAATPTFGHRYQNGVGNVTAWLNYSSGVGNWEHLIKGAANNWMYPGWSNPIYISFVGSNIGSTMDFHQHNDAYFGGGMNVLAWTSFFSATGGTIYPESSNWTYAEVHINNSVYSLASTSNESALGTTIHEMGHAFGLAHYNNIPFSIMCQTAYGRVAQRVTGVDNDAINILY from the coding sequence ATGATGAAAAACCGCCCTACCGCTGCCAATAAAGATTCCCAATACGATCTTGGCCAAATGCACCAAATCCCGCAGAATCTCAATCAAAAGTCACGCTTAGCCCTGGATGAACTTTTCCACTTAGGCAAATTGGAATTCACCCGAAGATTTGTAAGAGCTGGAAATTCCTTGCTGGCAATTTTGGTCGTAATGATCATGATCATGCTGCCGGCCACCAGCGCCCACGCAGCAACACCAACATTCGGCCACCGCTATCAAAACGGTGTTGGCAACGTCACGGCGTGGCTCAACTACTCCTCCGGAGTCGGCAATTGGGAACACCTCATCAAAGGTGCAGCAAATAACTGGATGTATCCCGGGTGGAGTAATCCCATCTACATCAGCTTCGTCGGTAGCAATATTGGCTCCACCATGGACTTTCATCAACACAATGATGCCTACTTTGGTGGAGGTATGAACGTCTTAGCCTGGACCTCCTTTTTCTCCGCCACCGGCGGCACAATCTACCCCGAGTCGTCCAATTGGACGTATGCAGAGGTACACATAAACAACTCCGTGTATAGCTTGGCCAGCACCAGCAACGAATCAGCTCTCGGGACTACCATCCACGAAATGGGTCACGCTTTCGGACTTGCCCACTACAACAACATTCCTTTCAGCATCATGTGCCAGACAGCCTATGGACGTGTCGCCCAACGAGTGACAGGGGTAGATAACGATGCCATCAACATCCTGTACTGA